From Streptomyces sp. NBC_00690, a single genomic window includes:
- a CDS encoding DUF7439 family protein, whose protein sequence is MSKLRGPMAALVASLPVRYRSRVGAALAALGVLVSVAAIVYADSPEVAVIIQLLTALGVVAPDESEPQG, encoded by the coding sequence ATGAGTAAGCTGCGCGGTCCGATGGCCGCTCTCGTAGCCTCCTTGCCTGTCCGCTACCGCTCTCGCGTCGGAGCGGCTCTCGCCGCTCTCGGCGTGCTCGTCAGCGTCGCCGCCATCGTGTACGCAGACTCTCCGGAGGTGGCTGTCATCATTCAGCTCCTTACCGCCCTCGGTGTCGTGGCGCCGGACGAGAGCGAGCCCCAGGGGTAG
- a CDS encoding AAA family ATPase codes for MNAESGKELPRVPAFEALYGLGCRPRHGEVVMIAGRSGTQKSGFALYWVTQMRLPTLYLSADMSAFTASSRLASMMTGDTTAMVEAGMAAGGRHRAHYIDALSGIPLTLAFGSPITWEAIDEELEAHVELWDAFPQVVVCDNLMDFAEAESDYTAQMAVMSGLTELARATGATVIVLHHASDKSWEAKSDPWAPPSRDQVKGGLSEKPELSLSVALDPTSHEYRVAVIKQRMGPCDPTGKRYATMRCHPEITQFSRLEKLVPAASPTRPWSPTKILDAA; via the coding sequence ATGAACGCGGAAAGCGGCAAGGAGCTGCCCCGGGTCCCCGCCTTCGAGGCGCTGTACGGCCTGGGCTGTCGCCCTCGCCATGGAGAGGTGGTGATGATCGCGGGGAGAAGCGGCACGCAGAAAAGCGGCTTCGCCCTCTACTGGGTCACTCAGATGCGCTTGCCCACGCTGTACCTCAGCGCGGACATGAGCGCATTCACAGCCAGCTCCCGACTCGCCTCAATGATGACAGGCGACACGACCGCGATGGTGGAGGCAGGGATGGCGGCCGGCGGCCGACACCGCGCCCACTACATCGACGCGCTCAGCGGCATCCCTTTGACGCTCGCGTTCGGCAGCCCGATCACCTGGGAGGCCATCGACGAGGAGCTGGAGGCCCACGTCGAGCTGTGGGACGCGTTCCCCCAGGTCGTTGTCTGCGACAACCTCATGGACTTCGCCGAGGCCGAGTCGGACTACACCGCACAGATGGCTGTGATGAGCGGACTGACCGAGCTGGCCCGCGCGACCGGTGCCACGGTGATCGTTCTGCATCACGCTTCCGACAAGTCGTGGGAGGCCAAGAGTGATCCGTGGGCTCCGCCATCCCGCGACCAGGTCAAAGGTGGGCTCAGCGAAAAGCCTGAGCTGAGCTTGAGCGTGGCCCTTGACCCGACCTCGCACGAGTACCGGGTGGCCGTGATCAAGCAAAGGATGGGCCCGTGCGACCCGACAGGGAAACGCTACGCGACCATGCGCTGTCACCCGGAGATCACTCAGTTCTCCAGGCTGGAGAAGCTGGTACCCGCCGCGTCGCCGACGCGGCCTTGGTCCCCCACGAAGATCCTCGACGCCGCTTAG
- a CDS encoding peptidoglycan recognition protein family protein, with translation MPRGPSSCPEAPLTISITSRKTWGAKPWTSTPGSVPLQERREFFIHYDGAHSVGRTGPSVPKAIERAHLAQKWSGIGYNFVIDQNGTIYEGRGWGHQGAHCPGHNRTGIGVQIAIGGDQKPSDAALRSARTLYDEACRRTGRTLAKRGHKDGIPTLCPGGPLYAWVKAGMPAPGGTVKPKPPAPKPSSKIVALHSGVRPGARHAQVRDLQQLLIKTGHGPIKGAVTDLYGPETQRAVARWHDRNPKHRSAGVAHDPRIGPKGFAALQKQAGRR, from the coding sequence ATGCCCCGGGGGCCTTCTTCATGCCCGGAGGCACCCCTGACCATCAGCATCACGTCCCGAAAGACCTGGGGCGCAAAGCCCTGGACCAGCACCCCCGGCTCTGTCCCGCTCCAGGAACGACGCGAGTTCTTCATCCACTACGACGGCGCCCACTCCGTGGGCCGGACCGGACCGTCGGTGCCGAAGGCCATCGAGCGTGCCCACCTCGCCCAGAAGTGGTCCGGCATCGGCTACAACTTCGTGATCGACCAGAACGGGACCATTTACGAGGGGCGCGGCTGGGGCCATCAGGGCGCACACTGCCCCGGTCACAACCGGACCGGGATTGGTGTCCAGATCGCGATCGGAGGTGACCAGAAGCCGTCCGACGCGGCTCTCCGCTCGGCGCGGACCCTGTACGACGAGGCGTGCCGGCGCACCGGCCGGACCCTCGCCAAGCGCGGCCACAAGGACGGCATCCCCACGCTCTGCCCCGGCGGCCCCCTCTACGCCTGGGTCAAGGCCGGAATGCCCGCCCCGGGCGGAACGGTGAAGCCGAAGCCACCCGCCCCGAAGCCCTCCTCGAAGATCGTCGCTCTCCACAGCGGCGTACGGCCCGGGGCCCGGCACGCCCAGGTCCGCGACCTTCAACAGCTCCTCATCAAGACCGGCCACGGGCCGATCAAGGGCGCCGTCACCGACCTGTACGGCCCGGAGACCCAGCGTGCCGTCGCCCGCTGGCACGACCGAAACCCGAAGCACCGCTCGGCTGGCGTGGCCCACGACCCGCGGATCGGGCCGAAGGGCTTCGCCGCCCTCCAGAAGCAGGCGGGACGCCGATGA
- a CDS encoding CHC2 zinc finger domain-containing protein gives MKYTRVDHDRAPADEKPLLEAAYEHYGLDFNPERAIGMACCPFHEDGTPSFSYNLNRQLWKCHSCGAGGDVYEFIIRYETVVNQKEITFVGAKSLAASLGLAARDDGGSNGELSGSSYAGSRTVSARPRNRPRSGGYTPAWRRR, from the coding sequence GTGAAGTACACCCGCGTTGACCACGACAGAGCGCCAGCCGACGAGAAGCCTCTGCTGGAGGCCGCCTACGAGCACTACGGGCTCGACTTCAACCCGGAACGAGCCATCGGGATGGCGTGCTGCCCCTTCCATGAGGACGGCACGCCGTCATTCTCGTACAACCTCAACCGACAGCTCTGGAAATGTCACTCCTGTGGCGCCGGAGGGGACGTGTACGAGTTCATCATCCGCTATGAAACCGTCGTGAACCAGAAAGAGATCACCTTTGTCGGAGCGAAGTCCCTTGCAGCCTCTCTCGGACTCGCAGCGCGAGATGATGGAGGAAGCAACGGCGAGCTATCAGGAAGCTCTTACGCGGGAAGCCGCACGGTATCTGCTCGACCGAGGAATAGGCCGCGATCAGGCGGCTATACACCGGCTTGGCGTCGTCGCTGA
- a CDS encoding toprim domain-containing protein yields the protein MLAIPYIGHDGRVLTLRFRCLEDHDHRAHFHGKYNSIKDDPPRLYGIADVHRAGDTIDVTEGELDAVVLRMIGLHAVAVPGAALWLGRHRRMLAGFSRVRVWGDPDDAGAEFASKVCRSLPRSSRSIRLRLGDVSETYQQEGAPALLALAEAGALTTTSGANRLDREVA from the coding sequence ATGCTTGCCATCCCATACATCGGTCACGACGGCCGAGTCCTCACGCTGCGATTTCGCTGCCTGGAGGACCACGACCACCGGGCGCACTTCCACGGCAAGTACAACTCCATCAAGGACGATCCGCCAAGGCTCTACGGCATCGCCGACGTACACCGCGCCGGAGACACCATCGACGTGACCGAGGGCGAACTCGACGCCGTCGTCCTGCGAATGATCGGCCTCCATGCCGTCGCCGTCCCCGGCGCCGCTCTGTGGCTCGGCCGGCATCGCCGAATGCTCGCCGGGTTCTCCCGCGTGCGCGTCTGGGGAGATCCCGACGACGCGGGTGCCGAGTTCGCCTCGAAGGTGTGCCGGTCGCTTCCACGATCGTCTCGCAGTATCCGGCTGCGGCTCGGCGATGTGTCCGAGACCTACCAGCAAGAGGGTGCTCCGGCCCTCCTCGCCCTGGCCGAGGCGGGAGCGCTCACCACCACCTCGGGCGCCAACCGCCTCGACAGGGAGGTGGCATGA